A DNA window from Ancylothrix sp. D3o contains the following coding sequences:
- a CDS encoding BolA family protein: protein MVKPDQVEAMIKEQLPDAQIQVYTNDGEHYEAVVISAQFEGKNLVQQHQMVYAAVREAMDSNAIHALALKTYTPASWAAAGQPV from the coding sequence ATGGTTAAACCAGATCAAGTCGAGGCAATGATCAAAGAGCAATTGCCAGACGCACAAATTCAAGTCTATACCAACGACGGAGAACATTACGAAGCAGTAGTAATTTCCGCCCAATTTGAAGGCAAAAACTTAGTGCAACAACACCAAATGGTTTATGCTGCCGTCAGAGAAGCAATGGACAGCAACGCCATTCACGCCTTAGCCTTAAAAACCTATACCCCTGCTTCTTGGGCCGCTGCCGGCCAGCCGGTGTGA
- the grxD gene encoding Grx4 family monothiol glutaredoxin produces MTPELKERLDNLVKENKILVFMKGSKLMPQCGFSNNVVQILNAMGVPYETIDVLADWEIRQGIKEFSNWPTIPQVYINGQFVGGSDILIELYQKGELQEVLEVALAS; encoded by the coding sequence ATGACACCAGAACTCAAAGAACGCCTCGACAACTTAGTAAAAGAGAACAAAATTTTAGTTTTTATGAAGGGTTCCAAACTGATGCCTCAGTGCGGTTTCTCTAATAATGTCGTGCAAATTCTCAATGCAATGGGCGTCCCCTACGAAACCATTGATGTTTTGGCAGATTGGGAAATTCGCCAAGGCATCAAAGAATTCTCCAACTGGCCAACCATTCCCCAAGTTTATATTAATGGGCAGTTTGTGGGGGGCTCCGATATTCTGATCGAGCTTTACCAGAAAGGCGAATTGCAAGAAGTCTTAGAAGTTGCTCTAGCTTCTTAA
- a CDS encoding DUF6761 family protein — MLQDTLTIRYYQKLTDALVEQWNRGYRFDELRLYLDGYVAALRHTNALEPYLINRLEEEAVRYLYDRSNFDMLQPQPEPETGYY; from the coding sequence ATGCTTCAAGATACTTTGACCATCCGGTATTACCAAAAGCTTACCGATGCCCTTGTTGAACAGTGGAATCGGGGTTATCGTTTCGATGAATTGCGGCTGTATTTAGATGGCTATGTGGCTGCTCTTAGACACACGAACGCCCTGGAACCTTATCTCATTAACAGGCTTGAAGAAGAGGCAGTTCGCTATCTCTACGACCGCTCAAACTTTGATATGCTCCAGCCTCAGCCTGAACCGGAAACTGGTTATTATTAA